A window from Photobacterium leiognathi encodes these proteins:
- a CDS encoding carboxyl transferase domain-containing protein, with amino-acid sequence MAQLTSKIDTSSQLFINNQANMQQLVDDLNLQLTNIKQGGGKNAHEHQQKQGKQAVRERIKQLLDNDSDWLEIAPYAALNVYNEPVPCAGVVAGIGYVHQQACMIIANDPSVKGGTYFPLTVKKHLRAQEIAEKCQLPCVYLVDSGGANLPHQAEVFADRDHFGRIFFNQAQMSAKGIPQIAVVMGLCTAGGAYIPAMADVSIMVKDQATIYLAGPPLVKAATGEKVTAQELGGADVHCKKSGLADYYATDEKHALDLAREAITSCHYSSNSSSETPSNLNTYTPKYPIDDLYGIVGTNVRIPFDVKEVIARLVDHSDFDEFKAMFGNTLVCGFAKINGNPIGIIANNGIIFSESAQKGAHFVELCCKRKIPLLFLQNITGFMVGKRVEAEGIAKHGAKMVMAVACANVPKFTVIIGGSYGAGNYGMCGRAYDPTLLWMWPNARISVMGGEQAAAVLSQVTQAIRKRENKPWTTEDERDLKQPILDLYEEQGHPYYASARLWDDGIIDPKDTRKVLAQALAIVHHLPISDTRFGIFRM; translated from the coding sequence ATGGCACAGCTCACATCAAAAATAGACACTTCAAGCCAGCTGTTTATCAACAATCAAGCTAACATGCAGCAACTGGTAGACGACTTAAACTTACAACTAACGAACATCAAACAAGGTGGTGGTAAAAACGCGCATGAACATCAACAGAAACAGGGCAAACAAGCGGTCAGAGAGAGAATAAAGCAGCTACTCGATAACGATTCAGATTGGCTTGAAATTGCGCCTTATGCCGCATTGAATGTCTATAACGAACCCGTTCCTTGCGCAGGGGTTGTCGCTGGGATTGGTTATGTCCACCAGCAAGCTTGCATGATCATTGCCAATGATCCTTCCGTTAAAGGCGGCACCTATTTCCCTCTCACAGTTAAAAAGCACCTTAGAGCACAAGAAATTGCAGAAAAATGCCAGCTTCCATGTGTTTACTTAGTAGATTCAGGTGGTGCGAACTTGCCACATCAAGCCGAAGTCTTTGCCGATCGTGATCACTTCGGTCGAATCTTTTTCAACCAAGCCCAAATGTCAGCCAAAGGCATTCCACAAATCGCAGTAGTAATGGGCTTATGTACTGCGGGCGGAGCTTATATACCCGCAATGGCTGATGTTTCTATTATGGTCAAAGATCAAGCTACTATTTATTTAGCTGGCCCTCCCCTTGTTAAAGCCGCAACAGGCGAAAAAGTCACTGCACAAGAGCTAGGTGGTGCTGACGTGCATTGTAAAAAATCAGGGCTCGCTGATTATTACGCCACTGATGAAAAACATGCGTTAGATCTTGCTCGTGAAGCCATAACTAGTTGTCACTATTCATCTAACTCTTCATCTGAAACACCTTCAAATTTAAACACTTATACACCTAAATACCCAATAGACGATCTCTATGGCATTGTTGGTACTAATGTCCGTATTCCATTCGATGTCAAAGAGGTCATTGCTCGTTTAGTTGATCATTCTGACTTTGACGAATTTAAAGCCATGTTTGGTAATACCCTTGTATGTGGTTTTGCCAAAATCAATGGCAATCCAATTGGGATCATTGCCAATAACGGCATTATATTTTCAGAATCAGCGCAAAAAGGTGCGCACTTTGTTGAGCTATGCTGCAAACGCAAAATTCCGCTGCTGTTTTTGCAAAACATTACTGGATTCATGGTGGGAAAAAGAGTTGAAGCCGAAGGTATTGCCAAACATGGAGCAAAAATGGTGATGGCAGTCGCCTGTGCCAATGTGCCTAAGTTTACCGTGATCATCGGTGGTTCATATGGTGCAGGCAATTACGGCATGTGTGGACGTGCTTATGATCCAACCTTGTTATGGATGTGGCCTAATGCACGAATTTCGGTAATGGGTGGTGAGCAAGCTGCCGCTGTTTTATCCCAAGTGACACAAGCTATTCGCAAACGTGAAAACAAACCTTGGACAACGGAAGATGAACGCGATCTTAAACAACCGATTTTAGATTTATATGAAGAGCAAGGTCATCCTTATTATGCCAGTGCTCGGCTGTGGGATGATGGCATTATCGATCCTAAAGATACTCGAAAAGTGTTAGCGCAAGCATTAGCCATAGTGCATCACTTACCTATTTCCGACACCCGGTTTGGTATATTCCGCATGTAG
- a CDS encoding enoyl-CoA hydratase-related protein codes for MNTQPTVLVSVSTTGVATLTLNRAEKSNAFDPNMITALLTALDQLKTRDNIRCLILNANGKHFSSGADLNWMKSMALKTEAENKQDASQLAALLERLYRFPAPTIAVVQGAAFGGALGLICCCDISIASPQAKFCLSEAKLGLVPATIAPYVCQAIGVRQAQRYMLTTELITARTAQTLGLIHLISDDLALQTQHIINALLNNSPNALRTIKQLCQQCEHNSIDQKLINYTSDLIAHIRCTPEAQEGIQAFFEQSQPSWSIRHDDKDH; via the coding sequence ATGAATACACAGCCCACTGTATTAGTTTCTGTTTCTACAACGGGTGTTGCGACACTCACCTTAAATCGAGCAGAGAAATCCAACGCTTTTGATCCCAATATGATCACAGCACTCCTCACAGCACTTGATCAACTTAAAACACGAGACAACATTCGCTGTTTAATACTCAATGCTAACGGCAAACACTTTTCATCAGGTGCTGATCTTAATTGGATGAAAAGCATGGCATTAAAAACAGAGGCTGAGAATAAACAAGATGCATCACAACTTGCCGCATTACTCGAGCGGCTATACCGCTTTCCAGCGCCAACCATAGCCGTTGTTCAAGGGGCTGCTTTTGGTGGCGCACTCGGTTTGATCTGCTGTTGTGATATTAGTATTGCAAGTCCACAAGCAAAATTCTGTTTAAGTGAAGCCAAACTAGGATTAGTACCCGCAACCATTGCGCCATATGTCTGCCAAGCGATAGGAGTTAGACAAGCACAACGCTACATGCTCACTACGGAATTAATCACCGCAAGGACAGCGCAAACATTGGGGCTCATCCATTTAATTAGTGACGATCTTGCACTACAAACGCAACACATAATTAATGCATTACTCAATAACAGCCCGAACGCATTACGCACTATCAAACAGTTATGCCAACAGTGCGAGCACAACTCTATCGACCAAAAACTTATTAATTATACCAGTGACTTAATTGCTCACATTCGTTGTACCCCAGAAGCACAAGAAGGTATACAAGCCTTTTTTGAGCAATCACAGCCAAGCTGGAGTATTCGCCATGACGACAAAGATCACTAA